From Epinephelus lanceolatus isolate andai-2023 chromosome 5, ASM4190304v1, whole genome shotgun sequence, the proteins below share one genomic window:
- the LOC117262326 gene encoding E3 ubiquitin-protein ligase TRIM21-like, which yields MAAASCLLTEDQFLCSICLDVFTDPVAIPCGHNFCKTCITKHWDINVQCQCPNCKKVFATRPELHVNTFISEMAAQFRQSAQQKASSSSSSSSSSSEQQVSKPGEVPCDACTGTKLKALKSCLVCLESYCETHLEPHLTRSGLKKHQLIDPVENLEGRMCLKHDKLLELFCKTDQMCVCMLCTYSDHKTHDVVPLKEEYEGKKAELETEIQQMIQKRRLKIEEIKHSVELSEEDADREIADGVQVFTALKESVERSQAELMDTIKEKQRKTEKQAEGFIKELEQEISELKKRSTELEQLSHSEDHLHLLQSSVCLNTAPPTKDWTEVSVRPPSYEGTVRRAVSQLEETLSKQMKKLFEVKLKRVQQSAVDVTLDPDTAHPKLILSGDGKQVKLGDVWKNVPDNPERFDFHGNVLAKQSFSSGRFYYEVQVKGKTEWNLGVARESINRKGRIPANPQNGFWLLSLRNENEYYARAGPDIRLPLESRPEKVGVFVDYEEGLVSFYDVDAAALIYSFTGCSFTEKLYPYLSPCTNNDGKNSAPLIISPVSYTK from the coding sequence ATGGCTGCTGCCAGCTGTCTGCTGACTGAAGATCAGTTCCTGtgctccatctgtctggatGTGTTCACTGATCCAGTCGCCATACCATGTGGACACAACTTCTGTAAAACCTGCATCACTAAACACTGGGATATTAATGTCCAGTGTCAGTGTCCCAACTGTAAGAAGGTTTTTGCCACCAGACCTGAGCTGCATGTCAACACTTTCATCTCTGAGATGGCTGCTCAGTTCAGACAGTCAGCTCAACagaaagccagcagcagcagcagcagcagcagcagcagctcagagcaacaagtttccaaaccaggaGAAGTTCCCTGCGATGCCTGCACTGGAACCAAACTGAAGGCCCTGAAGTCCTGCCTGGTGTGTCTGGAATCCTACTGTGAGACTCACCTGGAGCCTCATCTGACAAGATCAGGCCTGAAGAAACATCAGCTGATCGACCCTGTGGAGAACCTGGAAGGCAGGATGTGTCTGAAGCACGACAAACTGCTGGAGCTGTTCTGTAAGACCGACcagatgtgtgtctgcatgctctgCACCTATTCAGACCACAAGACACATGATGTTGTTCCTCTGAAAGAAGAATATGAAGGAAAGAAGGCCGAGCTGGAGACTGAAATTCAGCAGATGATCCAGAAGAGACGACTGAAGATTGAGGAGATCAAACACTCAGTGGAGCTCAGTGAGGaagatgcagacagagagatagcagatggtgttcaggtcttcaccgCTCTGAAGGAGTCTGTTGAGAGAAGCCAGGCCGAGCTCATGGACACGatcaaagagaagcagagaaagacagagaaacaggctgAAGGCTTCATCAAAGAGCTGGAACAGGAAATCTCTGAGCTGAAGAAGAGGAGCACTGAGTTGGAGCAGCTCTCacactctgaagaccacctccacctcctccaaagCTCAGTGTGCCTGAACACTGCTCCGCCCACCAAGGACTGGACAGAGGTCAGCGTCCGTCCACCCTCATATGAGGGGACTGTGAGGAGAGCTGTGAGTCAGCTGGAGGAGACGCTCAGTAAACAGATGAAGAAGCTGTTTGAGGTCAAGCTGAAGAGGGTCCAGCAGTCTGCAGTGGATGTGACACTCGATCCTGATACAGCACATCCCAAACTCATCCTGTCTGGTGATGGAAAACAAGTAAAGCTTGGTGATGTGTGGAAGAATGTCCCAGACAATCCAGAGAGATTTGATTTTCATGGTAATGTCTTAGCAAAGCAGAGTTTCTCTTCAGGAAGATTTTATTATGAGGTTCAGGTTAAAGGGAAGACTGAATGGAATTTAGGAGTGGCCAGAGAGTCGATCAACAGGAAGGGAAGAATCCCAGCAAACCCTCAGAATGGTTTCTGGTTATTATCTTTAAGAAATGAAAATGAGTACTATGCCCGTGCTGGCCCTGATATCCGTCTCCCTCTGGAGTCTCGGCCTGAGAAGGTGGGGGTGTTTGTGGATTATGAGGAGGGTCTGGTCTCCTTTTATGATGTTGATGCTGCAGCTCTTATCTACTCCTTTACTGGCTGCTccttcactgagaaactctACCCATACTTAAGTCCTTGTACCAACAATGATGGTAAAAACTCTGCCCCTCTGATCATCTCTCCTGTCAGTTACACTAAGTAG
- the LOC117262152 gene encoding E3 ubiquitin-protein ligase TRIM21-like codes for MAAANCLLTEDQFLCSICLDVFNNPVSTPCGHNFCKTCITTHWDTNVPCQCPNCNKVFYTRPELFVNTFISEMAAQFRQSAQQKASSSSSEQQVSKPGDVPCDICAGTKLKALKSCLVCLVSYCETHLEPHLTKPGLKRHQLIDPVENLEGRMCLKHDKLLELFCKTDQTGVCMLCTDHKTHDVVPLKEEYEGKKAELGKTKVKMQQMIQKRRLKIDEIKRSVKLSAKDADREIADGVQVFTALKESVERSQAELMDTIKEKQRKTEKQAEGFIKELEQEISELKKRSTELEQLSRSEDHLHLLQSSVSLNTAPPTKDWTKVSILPPSHVGTVRRAVNELEDTINKQMQTLFARVELQRVQQYAVDVTLDPDTAHPKLILSDDGKQVKRGDVKKNLPNNPERFDYCVNVLAKQGFSSGRFYFEVQVKGKTKWTVGVVGESINRKGNITPSLQNGFWTVSLRNNNEYYALADPAVCLSLESQPETVGVFVDFKEGLVTFYDVDAPDVICSFSGSTFSEKLYPFFNPGPNHDGQNSAPLIISPVNC; via the coding sequence ATGGCTGCTGCCAACTGTCTGCTGACAGAAGATCAGTTTCTGtgctccatctgtctggatGTGTTCAACAATCCAGTCAGCACACCATGTGGACACAACTTCTGTAAAACCTGCATCACTACACACTGGGATACTAATGTCCCGTGTCAGTGTCCCAACTGTAATAAGGTTTTCTACACCAGACCTGAGCTGTTTGTCAACACCTTCATCTCTGAGATGGCTGCTCAGTTCAGACAGTCAGCTCAACagaaagccagcagcagcagctcagagcaacaagtttccaaaccaggaGACGTTCCCTGTGACATTTGTGCTGGAACCAAACTGAAGGCCCTGAAGTCCTGCCTGGTGTGTCTGGTCTCCTACTGTGAGACTCACCTGGAGCCTCATCTGACAAAACCAGGCCTTAAAAGACATCAGCTGATCGACCCTGTGGAGAACCTGGAAGGCAGGATGTGTCTGAAGCACGATAAACTGCTGGAGCTGTTCTGTAAGACCGACCAGACAGGCGTCTGCATGCTCTGCACAGACCACAAGACGCATGATGTTGTTCCCCTGAAAGAAGAATATGAAGGAAAGAAGGCCGAGCTGGGGAAGACAAAGGTTAAAATGCAGCAGATGATCCAGAAGAGACGACTGAAGATTGACGAGATCAAACGCTCTGTGAAGCTCAGTGCAAaagatgcagacagagagatagcagatggtgttcaggtcttcaccgCTCTGAAGGAGTCTGTTGAGAGAAGCCAGGCCGAGCTCATGGACACGatcaaagagaagcagagaaagacagagaaacaggctgAAGGCTTCATCAAAGAGCTGGAACAGGAAATCTCTGAGCTGAAGAAGAGGAGCACTGAGTTGGAGCAGCTCTCACGCTCTGAagaccacctccacctcctccaaagCTCAGTGTCCCTGAACACTGCTCCACCCACCAAGGACTGGACCAAAGTCAGCATCCTTCCACCTTCACATGTTGGGACTGTGAGGAGAGCTGTGAATGAGCTGGAGGATACGATCAACAAACAGATGCAGACGCTCTTCGCCAGAGTCGAGCTGCAGAGGGTCCAGCAGTATGCAGTGGATGTGACACTCGATCCTGATACAGCACATCCCAAACTCATCCTGTCTGATGATGGGAAACAAGTTAAACGTGGTGATGTAAAGAAGAATCTCCCAAACAATCCCGAGAGATTTGATTATTGTGTTAATGTCTTAGCAAAGCAGGGGTTCTCTTCAGgaagattttattttgaggttCAGGTTAAAGGGAAGACGAAGTGGACTGTAGGCGTGGTTGGAGAGTCGATCAACAGGAAGGGAAACATCACACCGAGCCTTCAGAACGGTTTCTGGACGGTATCATTGAGGAACAACAATGAGTACTATGCTCTTGCTGATCCTGCAGTTTGTCTCTCTCTGGAGTCTCAACCTGAGACGGTGGGGGTGTTTGTGGATTTTAAGGAGGGCCTGGTCACTTTTTATGATGTTGATGCTCCAGATGTTATCTGCAGCTTTTCTGGCTCCACCTTTTCTGAAAAACTCTACCCATTCTTCAATCCTGGTCCTAATCATGATGGTCAGAACTCTGCCCCACTGATCATCTCTCCTGTTAATTGCTAA